A stretch of Mesoplodon densirostris isolate mMesDen1 chromosome 9, mMesDen1 primary haplotype, whole genome shotgun sequence DNA encodes these proteins:
- the STMP1 gene encoding short transmembrane mitochondrial protein 1, with translation MLQFLLGFTLGNVVGMYLAQNYDIPNLAKKLEEIKKDVDAKKKPPSS, from the exons CTTGGATTTACTCTTGGCAACGTGGTGGGAATGTATCTGGCTCAGAACTATGAC atACCAAACCTGGCTAAAAAacttgaagaaattaaaaaggacGTGGATGCCAAGAAGAAACCCCCTAGTTCATGA